The Kluyvera intermedia genome window below encodes:
- the pdeH gene encoding cyclic-guanylate-specific phosphodiesterase codes for MTLKQVSQRARVPDTELESLQQLRYWQECERVYTYQPIYTTQGRLMAIEVLTIVTHPSEPQKRIAPDRYFAEVSIGQRIHVIKEQVAMLAKRKQFFIQNKVLASVNVDALTLLEMRQDRILKTMIETLPWLRFELVEHMALPKDSSASLREFGPLWLDDFGTGMANFSALNEVRYDYIKVARDLFIMLRKTPEGRKLFIMLLQLMNRYCEGVIVEGVETLEEWREVQNSPAAAAQGYFLSRPVPMDTLENVLTVL; via the coding sequence ATGACGTTAAAGCAGGTGAGCCAGCGGGCGAGAGTTCCTGATACGGAGCTAGAAAGCCTACAGCAGCTGCGTTATTGGCAAGAGTGTGAGCGTGTCTATACCTACCAGCCTATCTACACCACCCAGGGTCGCCTGATGGCGATAGAGGTGCTAACGATAGTGACCCATCCCTCTGAACCCCAAAAGCGTATCGCTCCGGATCGTTACTTCGCCGAAGTCTCTATTGGCCAGCGCATCCATGTCATCAAAGAACAGGTGGCAATGCTGGCAAAAAGGAAACAATTCTTTATACAGAACAAGGTGCTAGCCTCGGTCAACGTTGATGCACTAACGCTACTGGAAATGCGCCAGGATAGGATCCTGAAAACGATGATTGAGACGCTGCCCTGGCTGCGTTTTGAACTGGTGGAACATATGGCGCTGCCGAAGGATTCGTCGGCCTCACTGCGCGAATTTGGCCCGCTGTGGTTAGATGACTTTGGCACCGGTATGGCCAATTTCTCGGCGCTCAATGAAGTGCGTTACGACTACATCAAGGTGGCACGTGACCTGTTCATCATGCTGCGTAAAACGCCGGAAGGCCGTAAGTTGTTTATCATGCTGCTGCAATTGATGAACCGTTACTGTGAGGGCGTCATTGTTGAGGGCGTAGAAACACTGGAAGAGTGGCGTGAGGTGCAAAACTCACCCGCCGCCGCTGCGCAAGGCTATTTTCTCTCTCGGCCCGTTCCCATGGACACCCTCGAAAACGTGTTAACCGTTCTGTGA
- a CDS encoding sugar kinase: MSKKIAVIGECMIELSEKGAQVNRGFGGDTLNTSVYIARQVSPAELSVNYVTALGTDTFSQQMMDAWQAENVNTDLIQRMSDRMPGLYYIETDDTGERTFYYWRNEAAAKFWLESEQSAAICEQLAGFDYLYLSGISLAILSPASREKLLTLLKTCRANGGKVIFDNNYRPRLWASKEETQRVYQQMLECTDIAFLTLDDEDALWGEKPVDEVIARTHAAGVSEVVVKRGADSCLVAVVGEALVDVPAVKLPKEKVVDTTAAGDSFSAGYLSVRLTGGDTVAAAKRGHQTASTVIQHRGAIIPRDAMPA, from the coding sequence ATGTCTAAAAAAATTGCCGTGATTGGCGAATGCATGATTGAACTGTCCGAGAAGGGCGCACAAGTTAACCGCGGCTTCGGCGGCGACACCTTAAACACGTCCGTCTATATCGCGCGTCAGGTCTCCCCTGCTGAACTCAGCGTCAATTACGTCACCGCGCTGGGTACTGATACCTTCAGCCAACAGATGATGGATGCCTGGCAGGCGGAGAACGTCAACACTGACCTGATTCAACGAATGAGCGATCGCATGCCGGGTCTGTATTACATCGAAACCGATGATACCGGCGAGCGTACTTTCTACTACTGGCGTAACGAAGCAGCCGCTAAATTCTGGCTGGAGAGCGAGCAGTCTGCCGCTATCTGCGAACAGTTGGCCGGTTTTGACTACCTCTATTTGAGCGGTATTAGCCTGGCTATCTTAAGCCCGGCTAGCCGTGAGAAACTACTGACGCTGCTGAAAACCTGTCGCGCTAACGGCGGGAAAGTTATCTTTGATAACAACTACCGTCCGCGCCTGTGGGCCAGCAAAGAAGAGACTCAACGGGTATACCAGCAGATGCTGGAATGCACTGATATCGCCTTCCTGACGCTCGACGACGAAGATGCGCTGTGGGGCGAAAAGCCGGTGGATGAAGTGATTGCCCGCACCCATGCCGCAGGCGTTAGCGAGGTAGTTGTGAAGCGCGGCGCGGATTCTTGCCTGGTTGCGGTTGTCGGCGAGGCGCTGGTTGATGTCCCGGCGGTTAAGTTGCCGAAAGAGAAAGTGGTGGATACCACCGCCGCAGGTGACTCGTTTAGCGCAGGCTATTTGTCCGTGCGCTTAACCGGTGGCGATACGGTTGCTGCAGCGAAACGTGGGCACCAGACGGCAAGCACCGTGATTCAGCACCGCGGGGCGATTATTCCGCGCGATGCGATGCCAGCGTAA